The Deinococcus carri genome segment GCCGTACTTCACGGGGTCGCCCGCCAGGTTCAGCACGTCGTCGCGGATCTGGAAGGCGGCCCCGAGCGCGAGGCCCGCCGCCGTAAAGCGCTCGTCCGGCGTGGCCCCCGCCGCCAGCGCCCCCAGCCGCAGCGGCACGACCACGGTGTAGTACGCGGTTTTCAGGCGCACCATCTCCAGATAGTCGGCCTCGCCCAGGCTCCACTCGCGGCGCTGCACCCAGGTCAGGTCGAGGTGCTGGCCCTCCGCCGTGCGGTGAATCATGGTCAGGAACTCCTCCATGCCGCCCGGCACGCCCGCGCGGTGAACGGCGGCCCACATGTAGGCGTGCAGCGCGTCTCCCACGTTGATGGCGACCGGAACCCCGTGCAGGCGGTGTAGGGCGGGGCGGCCCCGGCGCTCCTCGGAGTCGTCCTCGATGTCGTCGTGAATCAGCACCCAGTTCTGGAAGAGTTCGAGGGCGGCGGCGAGCCACAGCGCCCCCTCCCACGCGGGCGTGCCCGGCCCGGCCCCGTGCGCCCGCGCCGAGGCCAGCAGCAACTCGCTGCGGATGCCCTTGCCGCCGCGCTGCGGGTAGTCGCGGAGCATGGCCGCGAAGTCGGTCAGTTCCGGGCGGTCGCCCTGGGCGGGCAGCAGCGACAGCACGCGGTCAAGCAGGTCGGGGCGCATCGGGAGGCAGTCTAGCCGGGGCGGGGGAGCAGGGCGCAGTTCTCGGCCCGGACCCGGCCCGCAGCCGGCATCACCGGACGCCTCCCTGAAAGCCGGACAAGTCGGGTAAACTGCCCTGCGGACCCCCGGCGCGGTGGTCTTTTCCGGGAGGAACATGACGTACAGCAAACGGGCCGACAGCGCCCAGTCGCAGGAGCCGTCCGCCTACGAGCGCGCGGGCGTGAGCATCGAGGCGGGGCACCGTGCCGTCAGCCTGATGAAGGGGGCCGTGGCCCGCACCCACAACCGGCACGTGCTGGGCGGCATCGGCGGCTTCGGCGGCCTCTTCCGCCCCGAGTTTTCCGGGATGCAGGACCCCGTTCTGGTCGCCTCCACCGACGGCGTGGGCACCAAGACCAAGGTGGCGGTGCGGACCGGGCGCTTCGGCGGCCTGGGAGCCGACATCGTCAACCACTGCGTGAACGACATCCTGGTACAGGGGGCGCGCCCGCTGTTTTTCCTCGATTACGTGGCGATGGGCCAGCTCAGCCCTGAACGGGTGGCCGAGGTGGTCACGGGCGCGGCCGGGGCCTGTGAGGCGCTGGGCGTGGCCCTGCTGGGCGGCGAGACGGCCGAGATGCCCGGCGTGTACGTGGAGGGCGAACTCGATATCGTGGGTACCATCGTGGGCGCGGTGGACCGGCCGAAACTGGTGGACGGCTCGCGCATCGAGGCCGGTGACGCCGTGATCGCCCTGCCCAGCAGCGGGCTACATACCAACGGCTACAGCCTCGCGCGCCTGGCCCTGGGCGAGCTGGACTGGCAGGAGGAGCGGGCCGACCTGGGCGGCGGGCGGCTCGAAGACCTGCTGGTCGAGCCGCACCGCGCCTACGTGGCGGCCTTCGACGCCCTCGAAGGGGCCGGGGTGGACCTGCGCGGCATGGCGCACATCACGGGCGGCGGGCTGGTGGACAATCCGCCCCGCGTCTTCCCGGCCGGCATCGGCATGCGGGTGGACACGGGATCGTGGATCGTCCCGCCCCTCTTCGAGCTGATTGTTCGGCAGGCGCAGGTCGGGCGGCACGAGGCCTTCCGGGCGTTGAACATGGGCGTGGGGTTCCTGTTCATCGTGCCCGCCGCGCAGCGGGAGGTGGCTCTGGCGGCCCTGCGGGAGGCGGGTGAGACGCCCTGGGTTCTCGGCGAGATGGTGCCGGGCGAGGGCGTGACGTTCGGGGAGGGAGCCGCTTCTTGAGCCGCGGGCGTCCGCCGACGGGGTTCGTGCCCCCCGACCGCCGGTCGGCCACCGAGTTCTGGGTGGTGCGGCACGGCGAGAGCACCTGGAACGCCGACGGGCGCTACCAGGGGCAGACCGACGTGCCGCTCAGCCATGTGGGGATTCTCCAGGCCTCCAGCCTCGCCGAGCGGCTGACCGGGCAGCACTTCGACGCCGTGTATTCCAGCGACCTGGCCCGCGCCTCCCAGACCGCCGAGATCGTGGCCGAGCGCCTGAGCGGCCACCCCACCGTGCAGCCCGACCCCGGCCTGCGCGAGATTGACGTGGGCGAACTCAGCGGGCTGGTGCTGGCCGATATCGAGGCGCGGTACCCGGACTACCTGCGCGACCTGCGCGCCGACCCCTGGGCCACCCGCCGCCCCGGCGGGGAGAGCATGGCCGACCTGTTCGCCCGCTGCGGCGCGGCCTTCGAGCGCCTGCGTGCCCGTCACCCCGGCGGCCGGGTGCTGGTCTTCACGCACGGCGGCGTGGTCCGGGTCGCGGTCGGCCTCGCGCTGGGGGGCATCTCGGGCAATGCCTGGGCACGCCTGAGCGTCACCAACACCTCCATCACCCGCGTGCTGCTGGGCGAGCGCAGCGGCACCCTGCTGGGCTTCAACGACGACGCCCACCTGGAGAACCTGATCGAGGCCACCGAGGCGGACGACGTGCTGGGGCAAGCGACGTGAAGTGCGCGGGAAGCGGTGTGCGGTGCGCAGGAGAACCTCTTTTCCCGCGCACCGCGCACCGCTTCCCCCATACCCCGTCCTGTTACCCTGACCCCAGATGACTGCGCCAACCCTCGAAGCCCGCTTCCGTGCCGGGGACCCCCGCGCCCTGGCCCGCGCCATCACCCTCGCGGAAAGTGGTCTGTCCGCCGCGCGGCCCCTGCTGCGGGCGGCACGTGAACTCGCGGCCTCGCGCGGGCCGGGCGGCACCGTCGTGCTGGGCGTGACCGGCAGCCCCGGCAGCGGCAAGAGCACCCTGACCGACGCGCTGATCACGTTTCTGCGGGGGCAGGGCAAACGGGTAGCGGTGCTGGCGGTGGACCCCAGCAGCCCCTATTCGGGCGGCGCGATCCTGGGGGACCGTATCCGGATGCTGCGCCATCACGCCGACGCGGGCGTGTTCGTGCGCTCGCTCGCCAGCCGGGGCGCGCTGGGTGGCCTGTCGGCGCGCACGATGCAGGTGCTGGCGCTGCTGGAGGGTGCGAGCTTCGATTGGGTGATTCTGGAAACGGTCGGCGTGGGCCAGTCGGAGGTGGACGTGGCCGCCGCCTGCGACCACACCCTGCTGGTGCTGACGCCCGCCGGGGGCGACGGCGTGCAGGCCTTTAAGGCCGGGATCATGGAAATCGCCGACGTGATCGCCGTGAACAAGGCCGACCTGCCCGGCGCGGACCGCACGGTCCGCGAACTGATGGCTGCCCAGGGCCTGGGCCGGCACGACGAGCACACCTGGCTCGCGCCCGTTCGCCGCACCATCGCCGCAAAGGGCGAGGGCATCGAC includes the following:
- the purM gene encoding phosphoribosylformylglycinamidine cyclo-ligase, giving the protein MTYSKRADSAQSQEPSAYERAGVSIEAGHRAVSLMKGAVARTHNRHVLGGIGGFGGLFRPEFSGMQDPVLVASTDGVGTKTKVAVRTGRFGGLGADIVNHCVNDILVQGARPLFFLDYVAMGQLSPERVAEVVTGAAGACEALGVALLGGETAEMPGVYVEGELDIVGTIVGAVDRPKLVDGSRIEAGDAVIALPSSGLHTNGYSLARLALGELDWQEERADLGGGRLEDLLVEPHRAYVAAFDALEGAGVDLRGMAHITGGGLVDNPPRVFPAGIGMRVDTGSWIVPPLFELIVRQAQVGRHEAFRALNMGVGFLFIVPAAQREVALAALREAGETPWVLGEMVPGEGVTFGEGAAS
- the meaB gene encoding methylmalonyl Co-A mutase-associated GTPase MeaB produces the protein MTAPTLEARFRAGDPRALARAITLAESGLSAARPLLRAARELAASRGPGGTVVLGVTGSPGSGKSTLTDALITFLRGQGKRVAVLAVDPSSPYSGGAILGDRIRMLRHHADAGVFVRSLASRGALGGLSARTMQVLALLEGASFDWVILETVGVGQSEVDVAAACDHTLLVLTPAGGDGVQAFKAGIMEIADVIAVNKADLPGADRTVRELMAAQGLGRHDEHTWLAPVRRTIAAKGEGIDKIVDAVLAHRAFLGEAGLRERRTRRAEFEVRTLVQDRVLKRARGMSGDLYARVARGELDADAAADALLAEA
- a CDS encoding histidine phosphatase family protein → MSRGRPPTGFVPPDRRSATEFWVVRHGESTWNADGRYQGQTDVPLSHVGILQASSLAERLTGQHFDAVYSSDLARASQTAEIVAERLSGHPTVQPDPGLREIDVGELSGLVLADIEARYPDYLRDLRADPWATRRPGGESMADLFARCGAAFERLRARHPGGRVLVFTHGGVVRVAVGLALGGISGNAWARLSVTNTSITRVLLGERSGTLLGFNDDAHLENLIEATEADDVLGQAT
- a CDS encoding polyprenyl synthetase family protein gives rise to the protein MRPDLLDRVLSLLPAQGDRPELTDFAAMLRDYPQRGGKGIRSELLLASARAHGAGPGTPAWEGALWLAAALELFQNWVLIHDDIEDDSEERRGRPALHRLHGVPVAINVGDALHAYMWAAVHRAGVPGGMEEFLTMIHRTAEGQHLDLTWVQRREWSLGEADYLEMVRLKTAYYTVVVPLRLGALAAGATPDERFTAAGLALGAAFQIRDDVLNLAGDPVKYGKEIGGDLLEGKRTLIVLHWLAHAPEEQKRVFLDQMRRDRADKDGAAIADIHRWLLESGSIEDAQTYADRQAREGLALLTEALKDAPDQTAARELLGQMRGLATREA